The Sphingomonas sp. HF-S4 sequence CATCCGCCACGCGCCGTCTCCGCCGAGCAGTTCGAACGCATCGTCCTGCCGCCCCTCGATCCGCGCCACTGCCTGTAGCGGCGAGCCGCATGGGCAGCGCGCATCAGACAGGGCGAGCAGGTCGTTCATGCAATAGCGCGCCATGATCTGCGTCCGCCGCGTAAAATCCGTGATCAGCGGCGTCACCAGCCCGCTATCGCCCGACGGCTCCCATTCGAACATCACCGCATCCTCGGCGAGGTGCAGCGTCCCCAGCGGGCACGAAACCCCAAACAGCCCTTCGGTCGCCATATAGATTTCACGCACCGTAGCGCCCGTCGCCGCCTCGATCACCGCGCGATCGAGTGGATCGAGCACTTCGGCACCGCTGAAGATATGCGACGCAGTCAGCCGGCCGGTTTCGGCAAGCGCGCGCAGCACCTTGGGCGGGGCCACGATCGTGTCGGGTGCGAAGGCAACGAGGTCGTCGGCCCAGGCGTCGACGCCGCGCCCGAGATCGAAGAAGCGCAATGCGATTCGCCGCCCATGCTCGGCCGAGCGATACAGCGTCGAGAAGCCTGGCAGTGCCAGCGCAACCCGGTGCCGCCGCCACAGGACGTCGGGCAGCGTCTTGGCGAGGATCGTCCCCAGCCACACGAACCGCTCAGCATCGCTGATCACGAAATATCCGCGATTGCCACTGGTCCCGGTGCTCTGCCCGATCGGATAGCCGCGCACCCGATCTTCGCCGGCATCGATCGCAGCGCGTACTTCGGCAGCGGAAATAGCGGGACGGTTATAGTCGGCAAAGGCGGCGATAAGCTTCGCTTTGTCTATTGGGGGCAACTCCTCGAGACGCGCAACCCTTGTCCCGGCGAACGCTCCGACGCTTGGCACCGTGGTCTTGAGCCAAGAAGCGAGCCTCTTCGCCTGCCACCTGCGAACATCGTTGGGGGTCTTCAACCGCGCTGCCAGCCAGCGTGTCCGCAGGAAAGCCGAGGCAGCGTACAATATAGCGGGCATGTGAGACACTGTAGCCACTGCCGCGGTCACGTCCACGACGATGAAATTCAATTGGAAGAACGAACGTGCGCTTTCGGCTGTATCTCAAGAGTCGCTCACGCGGCGATTGAGTACTCGGAAAGCAGAACCTCGAGTGCGTCGGCAGGGACAGGCCGGCTCACGAAATAGCCCTGCACCATGTCGCAGTCGATCGACTTGAGGAACGTCAGGCAGGCGGCATCCTCGACCCCTTCCGCCACGACCTTCAGGCCAAGTTCGTGCGCCAGGTTTACGGTCGACCGGACCAGCACGCCATCGCCGCGGTTTTGGTGTGCGAACTGGACGAAGCTGCGATCGATCTTGAGTTCGTTGAGGGGCAGCTCCTTCAGGTAGCTCAGCGTTGATTGGCCGGTCCCGTAATCGTCCATGGAAATTGCGATACCCATCGCTCGGAAGGATCGAAGCGCCTCTGCGGCCCCTTGTGGATCATCCATTGCGGCTGACTCCGTGACCTCGAAGGTAAGCCATGCCGGATCGATCTGGCTGGCTTCGACCAACGTCCGCAGCGCAACTATGAAATCGGGGGAGTTAAGCAGTTTGGCGGAGATGTTCACTGCACCGGTTATCAAGTGCCCGCGGGCATGCCAGCCGAGTAGATCGGCGATGGTCTGCCCGAGCACGTGGAGCGTTAGGGCGGAAATGCGATCGTTGCGCTCCGCCAGCGGGATAAACAGGTCGGGTCGCAGGAAGCCGCGTGTTGGGTGCTGCCAGCGCACCAGAGCTTCTACGCTGGTGATGCGTCCTTTGGTGAGATCCAGCTTCGGCTGATAGACGACGTGGATCTCGCCGCGCGGGATCGCCGCGTCCAACTCACCAAGAAGCGAGAGGTCACGGTCGATGGCCTCGTCATCTCCGGCGTCATGCGCGAGCCATGCTGTGCCAGCCCCAAGCGCCCGTGAAGCGGCCAGTGCGGCATGGGCGATCACCCGGTCCACCCGTTCGACACCGGCGTCCTCAGCGAAGCCAATCGCAAGGCTGACATCGACGCGGCGCCCGGCCACATCGATGGGATTGAGCATTACCGTGCGCAGCGTGGCGACCCGCTGATCCAGATCGGCCTTGTCGTAGCAACGCCAAGCCAGAACCCGATCCTCCACCCGATAGACCGTAACACCCTCCGAGATGAGCGCAATGCGGTCGCGGACACGCTTCACCAGATCGGCCGCTGCAAGCGAACCAAGGCCAGCTGCGAGCTTTTCGAAGTCGGCGATGTGCGCGGACAGCACGCCCGCGCCCGGACGGCTCTGCATCGCCTGGACCAAGGCGTGCCGGTTCGGCAGTCCGGTCTCGGCATCGTGGAGACGACGTCGCCGAGCCGCGGCAAGCATGCGCATCAGCAGCGCGACCGATCCCGACACGGTGATCACCACCACCGCTGGCGCCAGCGGAAAAATCCAGTGCAGCAGCGGCTCAAACGCCAGTCCGGTACCGATCAAGGCGAGGGGCGCGGCCACCAGCGACCCAGCGAGCGCACGACGTGATGTGGCACGCAGGATCAATAGGCTCAGACCAAGTGCCAGCAGCAGCGGCAGGGGCCATCCGCTCTCGCGCGGGATACCCGCGCGAAGCGTTTCGGCAGCCAGCGCCTGGATAACGACGCCGGGTATGACGCCATAATTAGGCACCGCATAGCGATCCCCCAATTCGACTGCCGTGGCGCCGATAACGACCGCCTTGCCGCGAAGCGCGGCGGGATCGAAGCGACCGTCGCGTATATCGACGAAGCTGTGTCGCGGGATCGAAGCGGGATCGATCGCGAAATC is a genomic window containing:
- a CDS encoding putative bifunctional diguanylate cyclase/phosphodiesterase: MIALVLSGALGIATGASGYGIGLDHVLRQVGWSARQHEASGNLHIVEIDARSIRDIDHWPWPRQHYALLVDRLRAAGAASITFDVDFSSPSSPMQDAAFAAALARAGDQVVLPTFSQRIDAGAKGRTDSLPIAALRAHAALAAVTVLPDRDGFVRRMPVGTITAGEPRPSLSAIAAGIAGSADTDFPIDFAIDPASIPRHSFVDIRDGRFDPAALRGKAVVIGATAVELGDRYAVPNYGVIPGVVIQALAAETLRAGIPRESGWPLPLLLALGLSLLILRATSRRALAGSLVAAPLALIGTGLAFEPLLHWIFPLAPAVVVITVSGSVALLMRMLAAARRRRLHDAETGLPNRHALVQAMQSRPGAGVLSAHIADFEKLAAGLGSLAAADLVKRVRDRIALISEGVTVYRVEDRVLAWRCYDKADLDQRVATLRTVMLNPIDVAGRRVDVSLAIGFAEDAGVERVDRVIAHAALAASRALGAGTAWLAHDAGDDEAIDRDLSLLGELDAAIPRGEIHVVYQPKLDLTKGRITSVEALVRWQHPTRGFLRPDLFIPLAERNDRISALTLHVLGQTIADLLGWHARGHLITGAVNISAKLLNSPDFIVALRTLVEASQIDPAWLTFEVTESAAMDDPQGAAEALRSFRAMGIAISMDDYGTGQSTLSYLKELPLNELKIDRSFVQFAHQNRGDGVLVRSTVNLAHELGLKVVAEGVEDAACLTFLKSIDCDMVQGYFVSRPVPADALEVLLSEYSIAA
- a CDS encoding F390 synthetase-related protein; its protein translation is MPAILYAASAFLRTRWLAARLKTPNDVRRWQAKRLASWLKTTVPSVGAFAGTRVARLEELPPIDKAKLIAAFADYNRPAISAAEVRAAIDAGEDRVRGYPIGQSTGTSGNRGYFVISDAERFVWLGTILAKTLPDVLWRRHRVALALPGFSTLYRSAEHGRRIALRFFDLGRGVDAWADDLVAFAPDTIVAPPKVLRALAETGRLTASHIFSGAEVLDPLDRAVIEAATGATVREIYMATEGLFGVSCPLGTLHLAEDAVMFEWEPSGDSGLVTPLITDFTRRTQIMARYCMNDLLALSDARCPCGSPLQAVARIEGRQDDAFELLGGDGAWRMITPDVLRNAVVDADRAITDFRIVQAAADAVRVELDAALSRDIDARVIASLGAVFDRVGVAVPAISVTRGLTLDFDRKLRRVRREWRYK